Proteins encoded together in one Carya illinoinensis cultivar Pawnee chromosome 3, C.illinoinensisPawnee_v1, whole genome shotgun sequence window:
- the LOC122303552 gene encoding replication protein A 70 kDa DNA-binding subunit B-like produces MIVTEKSPKRTAQNSATKYQNLVLLDSEGNRVQAVIFGKDIDLRNDTLYIYQSYYIANALVRTMDPRHQRGPYQFQWTINSKTIVEEIEEDEPALRPPEYNLVPLNELGVHIDTDAEIDILALAIHMNPPNEVNTNHGKSLIQEIYLIDPGLKLLRLTMWNRFVHDECHEISDLILAKPIILGTRIKVSSYNGLSLSSRPTSVFIVEPLLSSSVALRTWAAQNDKLLEEIIGNSFGSASSSSTDPIIKVSEIAEKLISAPAMARSTYLVRGKFRMVDFHQSFHYVSCENCNKATGYDLGENFICYSCKNAAIARARCRVYLDVYDDTTSTPVVIFGSLAEEILGCTAVDLIDRTDEIKSIHLNTFKNFDTLSFYMFFHCYRNICLILKTLQTILKIMSGS; encoded by the exons atgatcGTTACAGAAAAGTCACCAAAACGTACGGCGCAAAATTCAGcaacaaaataccaaaatttggtACTTTTAGATTCTGag GGAAATCGCGTGCAGGCAGTGATCTTTGGGAAAGACATCGATCTACGTAATGATACACTGTATATCTACCAATCATACTATATCGCAAATGCTTTGGTAAGAACAATGGATCCAAGGCATCAAAGAGGACCATATCAATTTCAATGGACAATAAACTCCAAGACCATTGTTGAAGAGATCGAAGAAGACGAGCCAGCACTTAGACCACCAGAATATAACCTTGTTCCTTTGAATGAACTTGGCGTACACATAGACACAGATGCTGAAATAG ATATTTTGGCACTTGCAATTCATATGAACCCGCCAAATGAAGTGAATACGAACCATGGAAAATCGTTGATCCAAGAGatatacttgattgatccaGG tcTAAAACTCCTGCGTTTAACAATGTGGAATCGCTTTGTTCATGACGAATGCCACGAAATTTCTGACCTTATTCTGGCAAAGCCAATTATTTTAGGAACACGGATCAAAGTTTCTTCTTATAATG GCCTATCGCTGTCATCAAGACCGACGAGTGTCTTTATTGTTGAACCCCTTCTTTCATCTTCTGTTGCATTACGTACATG GGCAGCACAAAATGATAAATTGCTGGAAGAAATCATTGGAAATAGTTTTGGATCAGCTTCAAGTAGTTCTACCGATCCAATCATAAAAGTATCTGAAATCGCAGAAAAACTGATATCTGCTCCAGCAATGGcg AGGTCCACATATTTGGTTAGAGGCAAATTTAGAATGGTTGATTTTCACCAGTCATTCCACTACGTATCATGTGAGAATTGTAACAAGGCAACTGGCTATGACCTCGGTGAAAACTTCATATGTTATAGTTGCAAGAATGCAGCAATTGCACGGGCAAG GTGTCGAGTTTATTTAGATGTGTATGATGATACCACATCGACACCCGTTGTTATTTTTGGATCTTTGGCAGAGGAAATTTTGGGATGCACAGCTGTTGATCTTATAGACCGTACAGACGAGATAAAATCTATACATTTAAAtacgtttaaaaattttgatacattatctttttatatgttttttcattGTTACAGGAACATCTGCCTTATATTGAAAACATTGCaaacaatattgaaaataatgagtggATCATAG